In one window of Coregonus clupeaformis isolate EN_2021a unplaced genomic scaffold, ASM2061545v1 scaf3115, whole genome shotgun sequence DNA:
- the LOC121547791 gene encoding LOW QUALITY PROTEIN: vitamin K-dependent protein Z-like (The sequence of the model RefSeq protein was modified relative to this genomic sequence to represent the inferred CDS: deleted 1 base in 1 codon), with amino-acid sequence MCIIMGSWRRWWFLSLSLLSSVLLVHSYGRVFRPPAHASTVFLRSSEPNVFFLEEMLQGNLERECYEESCNYEEAREYFEDTPKTDTFWNVYVDGDQCKPNPCLHGGSCKDWRWSCINLSAPPKGPFSCDHFCSPKFEAYQCSCTTGYKIHSDKRSCIPAVKHPCGRLQPTNQINIAYHVCPHNRCPWQVVFVDEAGAELCSGVILGPHAVLTSASCLYMGKKLHSMQTGASNNM; translated from the exons ATGTGTATTATAATGGGCTCGTGGAGGCGATGgtggtttctgtctctctctcttctgagcAGTGTCCTCCTGGTCCACAGCTATGGGAGAG TGTTCAGACCCCCTGCGCACGCCAGCACGGTCTTCCTACGATCGAGCGAGCCGAACGTGTTCTTCTTGGAGGAGATGCTTCAGGGGAACCTGGAGAGGGAGTGTTATGAGGAGTCCTGCAACTACGAGGAGGCCAGGGAGTACTTTGAAGACACACCCAAAACT GACACTTTCTGGAATGTCTATGTCG atgGGGACCAGTGCAAACCCAATCCCTGTCTCCATGGCGGCAGCTGCAAGGACTGGCGTTGGAG TTGT ATAAATCTCAGTGCCCCACCAAAGGGGCCCTTTTCCTGTGACCACTTCTGCAGTCCCAAGTTTGAAGCATACCAGTGCTCCTGCACCACAGGGTACAAGATTCACAGTGATAAGAGGAGCTGCATACCTGCAG TTAAGCACCCCTGTGGAAGACTCCAGCCAACAAACCAAATAAACATAGCCTATCACGTCTGTCCACACAACCGCTGTCCATGGCAA GTGGTGTTTGTGGATGAGGCTGGTGCGGAGCTATGTAGCGGGGTGATCCTA GGGCCTCACGCAGTCCTGACATCAGCTAGCTGCCTGTACATGGGAAAGAAACTCCACAGCATGCAGACAG GTGCCTCAAATAATATGTGA